A genome region from Mycteria americana isolate JAX WOST 10 ecotype Jacksonville Zoo and Gardens unplaced genomic scaffold, USCA_MyAme_1.0 Scaffold_86, whole genome shotgun sequence includes the following:
- the LOC142404165 gene encoding uncharacterized protein LOC142404165: protein MDPWGAVEPEQTVLFGGDGEEDAYDPPVMQRTPSDPETDPPPAGDPEIVELDTATLLGHPEEGSPGERSPARETLRWTVVQQIDSPGAAGGRRGGKTGSGAGAFSNFKSIIVLQKSYECGECGKSFSCSSHFSKHRRTHTGEKPFLCLHCGKSFNVSSNLYRHQRAHAAERPGPPAPPARPRGLPYKCEECGKSFRRNKELVTHQRLHTGRLPFQCGHCGKSFSWSSHFDRHQRVHTGEKPYQCPECGKRFSRSSHLYRHQRTHAGGRSYICTYCGRSFGSTLHFDRHQRTHTGQRPYKCTLCRKSFGDGPALVKHQRLHLGDGPFRCEECGKAFGARAQYARHRRSLHGGGEKPYRCGDCGKSFSWSSHWERHQRIHTGERPYQCGDCGKRFGRTSHLYRHQRTHAGGQPHICADCGKSFNSTLHFHKHQRAHAGPRHACPDCGKAFADGSALAKHRRAHTGEKPFPCPQCGRRFGVSSHLHRHLRSHGEEEPPEEPPDELTPRPPCVMGATAMGAPTPVMSPGGTNPGPEDVVFKQAQASSLGGSQPHAAVRLLAMLRRGPGVSGLFNVFIVFIQREPTCGWRNPTCWGELEPVGDRRRISKEEDPLPSLGLETFIWSREDLHGRRSSAFIGYRDISKDDLLPSLGPERISKERDPLPSLGTSLGLETFIWSREDLHGGRSSAFIGYRDISKEDLLPSFGPERISKEGDPLPSLVSLWLSFEGESILGRGLQFPWDVSISLGISLGISLGKSLGILGISLNISLGFSLSNSLSNSLVILVISLGISLSNSLGNSLGKSLGMSLGNTLGILGISFGISLGNSVGILGISLGISLGNSVGILGISGISLNISLGISLGISLGNSVGILGISLNISLGISWGISLDISLGISLGILGISLDISLGISLDISLGISLGILGISLGILGISLDISLGISLGILGISLDISLGISLGLLDISLGISLGISLAKHPPKKSGVHPLGTPKSGLTLAQGTQLWTPRGSGCTAPENLGSKGGRHTQTPPPFFPPSHSIEKRGGGFWGANGDGGGGSCRCRGRTFGCGVTPPTWDSPCPPPAPPVPPFFGATMQENYENVISLAEEIAISWPRITAFAESHRRRGLVSGVEAEGEQGQPEPTQIQPSAGAGSSDGGVNPDLRRQLGLILQTAGRSQVEKMLRELVREQGQGGKRRNRKKTPKDGGTGAGSGTEEDSAPRDGEETALEDADQRQSGGQAGEPPVTGKGNGGKKGGAASPASRGGCAECGMRNRSQSPVKPRRCSECGRRCRQSARQPERGGEKPHRCGDCGKGFSRGSNLAQHRRIHTGERPHRCGDCGKGFIQRSDLERHRRVHTGERPYPCGDCGKRFSVSSHLDRHRRTHAGGPGPPTQPRTRPRPPPPEGSPAPHRCPECGKSFAQRSALAKHRKTHSGERPHRCGDCGKSFSRGSNLTQHRRIHTGERPFACGDCGKGFIQRSDLERHQRVHTGERPYTCAECGKSFSVSSHLDRHQKIHAAERASYRCPEHLAGFLAAHRHGRLFQCAQCGRCFGQGAALLKHQRAHSAGGTVGQPPKCPDCGKNRGGTVGLRPRGQQCMDCGRESDTSNGEMAPAAPPEKPYKCGECGKGFGQRSALVKHRRIHTGEKPYACGDCGKGFIQKSDLTIHRRMHTGEKPYRCGECGKCFSVSSNLITHQRTHLGEKPYQCPECGKSFIQRSELTIHQRVHTGEKPYKCPECGKCFSRSSHLNRHQRTHAGDKPKATAATAATAAGSPLPPSSAFSGAAFSPPLGGSAAPIPSLPSFPASPSPLPIPSLSSPALDLPWALSFPARAFPHPSFPSAPASGAQTSSLMN, encoded by the exons ATGGATCCCTGGGGGGCCGTGGAGCCGGAGCAGACGGTGCTTTTTGGGGGTGACGGGGAGGAGGACGCCTACGACCCCCCAGTGATGCAGA GGACACCGAGCGACCCCGAGACGGACCCCCCGCCAGCGGGCGACCCCGAGATCGTAGAGCTGGATACGGCCACCTTGTTGGGTCACCCCGAGGAAGGTTCACCGGGCGAACGGAGCCCAGCGCGGGAGACCCTGCGTTGGACCGTGGTCCAGCAGATCGACTCCCCCGGCGCGGCAGGAGGTCGGCGTGGCGGTAAAACCGGATCGGGAGCTGGCGCCTTCTCCAACTTCAAGAGCATCATCGTGTTGCAGAAGAGTTACGAGTGCGGGGAATGCGGCAAGAGcttcagctgcagctcccacTTCAGCAAACACCGGCGGACCCACACCGGTGAGaaacccttcctctgcctccattGCGGTAAGAGCTTCAACGTCAGCTCCAACCTCTACCGGCATCAACGGGCTCATGCTGCCGAACGGCCAGGTCCACCGGCTCCGCCGGCACGTCCCCGTGGGTTGCCGTATAAATGCGAGGAGTGCGGCAAGAGTTTTCGCCGTAACAAGGAGCTGGTGACCCACCAACGGTTGCACACCGGTCGCTTGCCCTTCCAATGCGGTCACTGCGGTAAGAGCTTCAGTTGGAGCTCCCATTTTGACCGGCACCAACGTGTCCATACCGGTGAGAAGCCCTACCAGTGCCCCGAATGCGGTAAGCGTTTTAGCCGTAGCTCTCACCTCTACCGGCACCAACGCACCCACGCCGGCGGTCGCTCTTACATCTGCACCTATTGCGGGCGTAGTTTTGGTAGCACCCTCCATTTTGACCGGCACCAACGCACCCACACCGGCCAACGACCCTACAAGTGCACCTTGTGCCGGAAAAGTTTTGGCGATGGGCCAGCGTTGGTCAAACACCAACGCCTTCATCTGGGTGATGGTCCTTTCCGTTGCGAAGAGTGCGGTAAAGCCTTCGGCGCCCGCGCCCAATACGCCCGGCATCGGCGTAGCCTCCACGGCGGTGGTGAGAAACCGTACCGTTGCGGTGATTGCGGGAAGAGTTTTTCCTGGAGCTCCCATTGGGAACGACACCAACGTATCCATACCGGTGAACGACCCTACCAATGCGGGGACTGCGGCAAACGTTTTGGCCGGACCTCCCATCTCTACCGGCATCAACGTACCCACGCCGGTGGGCAACCCCACATCTGTGCCGATTGCGGGAAGAGCTTCAACAGCACCCTACACTTCCATAAGCACCAACGAGCTCATGCCGGTCCCCGGCACGCCTGCCCCGATTGTGGCAAGGCGTTTGCCGACGGTTCGGCATTGGCTAAGCACCGACGGGCGCACACTGGCGAGAAGCCTTTCCCTTGCCCGCAGTGCGGCCGGCGTTTCGGCGTCAGCTCCCACCTTCACCGTCATCTCCGTAGCCATGGCGAGGAGGAGCCGCCGGAGGAGCCGCCGGATGAGCTCACACCCCGT CCCCCATGCGTGATGGGTGCCACGGCGATGGGTGCTCCCACGCCGGTGATGTCCCCTGGTGGCACCAACCCTGGCCCTGAGGACGTAGTTTTT AAACAAGCCCAGGCGTCCAGCCTCGGCGGTTCCCAGCCACACGCCGCGGTTCGGCTGCTGGCGATGCTTCGGCGCGGACCTGGCGTGAGTggtttatttaatgtatttattgtatttattcagCGGGAACCCACCTGCGGTTGGAGGAACCCAACGTGTTGGGGTGAGCTGGAGCCTGTTGGGGACAGGAG GAGGATCTCCAAAGAGGAAGATCCTCTGCCTTCATTGGGTCTAGAGACCTTCATTTGGTCAAGAGAGGATCTCCATGGACGAAGATCCTCTGCCTTCATTGGGTACAGGGATATCTCCAAGGACGATCTTCTGCCTTCACTAGGTCCAGAGAGGATCTCCAAGGAGAGAGATCCTCTGCCTTCATTGG GGACTTCATTGGGTCTAGAGACCTTCATTTGGTCAAGAGAGGACCTCCATGGAGGAAGATCCTCTGCCTTCATTGGGTACAGGGATATCTCCAAGGAGGATCTTCTGCCTTCATTTGGTCCAGAGAggatctccaaggagggagatcCTCTGCCTTCATTGG TGTCACTCTGGTTGAGCTTCGAAGGAGAGTCCATTTTGGGACGTGGCCTCCAGTTTCCTTGGGATGTGAGCATCTCCTTGGGCATCTCCTTGGGCATCTCCTTGGGCAAATCCTTGGGCATCTTGGGTATCTCCTTGAACATCTCCTTGGGCTTCTCCTTGAGCAACTCCTTGAGTAACTCCTTGGTCATCTTGGTCATCTCCTTGGGCATCTCCTTGAGCAACTCCTTGGGCAACTCCCTGGGCAAGTCCTTGGGCATGTCCTTGGGCAACACCTTGGGCATCTTGGGCATCTCCTTCGGCATCTCCTTGGGCAACTCCGTGGGCATCCTGGGCATCTCCTTGGGCATCTCCTTGGGCAACTCCGTGGGCATTTTGGGCATCTCGGGCATCTCCTTGAACATCTCCTTGGGCATCTCCTTGGGCATCTCCTTGGGCAACTCCGTGGGCATCTTGGGCATCTCCTTGAACATctccttgggcatctcctggggcaTCTCCTTGG ACATCTCCTTGGGCATCTCCTTGGGTATCTTGGGCATCTCCTTGGACATCTCCTTGGGCATCTCCTTGG ACATCTCCTTGGGCATCTCCTTGGGCATCCTGGGCATCTCCTTGGGCATCTTGGGCATCTCCTTAGACATCTCCTTGGGCATCTCCTTGGGTATCTTGGGCATCTCCTTGGACATCTCCTTGGGCATCTCCTTGGGCCTCTTGGACATCTCCTTGGGCATCTCCTTGGGCATCTCCTTGGCAAAG cacccccccaaaaaaagtggggtgcatcccctgggcaccccaaaaagcGGGCTCACTTTAGCACAGGGCACGCAGCTCTGGACACCCCGGGGATCGGGGTGCACAGCCCCGGAAAATTTGGGGAGCAAGGGGGGGAGacacacacagacccccccccccttcttcccccccagccactccatagagaaaaggggggggggattttggggtgctaacggggatggaggggggggctCTTGCCGTTGCAGGGGCCGGACTTTTGGTTGCGGGGTGACGCCACCCACCTGGGactccccctgtccccccccggcaccccccgtccccccatTTTTTGGGGCCACCATGCAGGAGAACTACGAGAACGTGATTTCCTTGG CGGAGGAGATCGCCATCAGCTGGCCCCGCATCACCGCCTTCGCCGAATCCCACCGGAGGCGGGGGCTGGTGTCGG GCGTGGAAGCGGAGGGGGAACAGGGTCAACCGGAGCCCACCCAGATCCAACCCTCGGCGGGGGCCGGCTCCAGCGATGGGGGGGTGAACCCCGATTTACGCCGCCAgttgggcctgatcctgcaaacggCCGGCAGGAGCCAGGTGGAGAAGATGCTGCGGGAGCTGGTgcgggagcaggggcagggggggaagcgCCGGAACCGCAAGAAAACACCTAAGGATGGAG GCACCGGCGCCGGGAGCGGGACCGAGGAGGATTCGGCACCGCGGGACGGCGAGGAGACGGCGCTGGAGGACGCTGATCAGCGCCAAAGCGGGGGGCAGGCGGGTGAACCCCCCGTCACTGGTAAAGGGAATGGGGGCAAGAAGGGCGGCGCGGCATCGCCGGCATCCCGGGGTGGTTGTGCCGAGTGCGGGATGAGGAACCGGTCGCAGAGTCCGGTAAAGCCGCGGCGGTGCTCCGAGTGCGGGCGGCGGTGTCGGCAATCGGCCCGGCAGCCGGAACGTGGCGGGGAGAAGCCGCACCGGTGCGGTGACTGCGGCAAAGGCTTCAGCCGAGGGTCTAACCTTGCCCAGCACCGGCGTATCCACACCGGTGAACGACCTCACCGTTGCGGTGATTGCGGCAAAGGCTTCATCCAACGCTCCGACCTAGAGCGGCACCGGCGGGTGCACACGGGCGAACGGCCGTATCCTTGTGGCGACTGCGGCAAACGGTTCAGCGTCAGCTCCCACCTCGACCGGCATCGCCGTACACACGCCGGTGGACCCGGTCCGCCCACCCAACCCCGCACCCGTCCTCGACCGCCTCCGCCAGAGGGGTCGCCGGCTCCTCACCGTTGCCCCGAATGCGGTAAGAGCTTCGCCCAACGCTCCGCCTTGGCCAAACACCGTAAGACCCACAGCGGCGAACGGCCTCACCGCTGCGGCGATTGCGGTAAGAGCTTCAGCCGAGGGTCCAACCTCACCCAACACCGGCGCATCCATACTGGCGAACGGCCATTTGCTTGCGGCGATTGCGGCAAAGGTTTCATCCAACGCTCCGATCTGGAACGGCATCAACGGGTACACACCGGTGAACGACCCTATACCTGTGCCGAATGCGGTAAGAGCTTCAGCGTCAGCTCCCACCTTGACCGGCACCAGAAGATCCACGCGGCCGAACGGGCATCCTACCGTTGCCCCGAACATCTAGCCGGCTTCTTGGCCGCTCACCGTCACGGTCGCCTCTTCCAATGCGCCCAATGCGGGCGATGTTTCGGTCAAGGCGCCGCCTTGCTCAAGCATCAACGTGCCCACAGTGCCGGGGGaaccgtggggcagccccccaagTGCCCGGATTGCGGGAAGAACCGGGGTGGCACGGTGGGGTTACGTCCCCGCGGTCAACAATGTATGGATTGCGGGAGGGAATCGGATACCAGCAACGGTGAGATGGCGCCGGCGGCACCGCCGGAGAAACCCTATAAGTGCGGGGAATGCGGGAAGGGTTTTGGGCAACGTTCGGCGCTGGTTAAACACCGGCGTATCCATACCGGAGAGAAACCCTACGCCTGTGGGGACTGCGGGAAGGGTTTCATCCAGAAGTCGGACCTGACCATCCATCGCCGGATGCACACCGGGGAGAAACCTTACCGTTGCGGTGAGTGCGGTAAATGCTTCAGCGTCTCCTCCAACCTCATCACCCATCAACGCACCCACCTCGGCGAGAAACCCTACCAATGCCCCGAGTGCGGCAAGAGCTTCATCCAACGCTCCGAGCTCACCATCCACCAACGCGTCCACACCGGCGAGAAGCCCTACAAGTGTCCCGAGTGCGGCAAGTGCTTCAGCCGTAGCTCCCACCTCAACCGCCACCAACGCACCCACGCCGGGGACAAGCCCAAAGCCACCGcggccaccgccgccaccgccgccggcagccccctgcCGCCCTCCAGCGCCTTCTCCGGCGCCGCCTTCTCCCCGCCGTTGGGGGGCTCGGCGGCCCCCATCCCCTCGCTGCCCTCCTTCCCGGcctccccctcgcccctgcccatcccttccctctccagccccGCCCTGGACCTGCCGTGggccctctccttccctgcccgcgccttcccccacccctccttcccctcgGCGCCCGCCTCAGGGGCCCAGACCTCCTCCCTCATGAACTGA
- the IER3 gene encoding radiation-inducible immediate-early gene IEX-1 isoform X2, whose protein sequence is MTMTMAAAAATTTTCPGRGWGHPQGFPGGVTPSPPQHFTFEPPVGPSDPPKPRRRHRRVLYPPAVRRPPPTEEPSAAKRLLVLLLAVVSAQVYSAPGDVTPEVAATPVVTPETPVVTPETPATPAVTSLPGHGALLRTAVIPVGTTWTPNGTLVGTPAAPMGTSMGASCPRLLLSPALRPHSCTAGGTAR, encoded by the exons ATGACGATgaccatggcggcggcggcggcaacaACGACGACGTGTCCGGGCCGGGGTTGGGGCCACCCTCAGGGGTTCCCCGGTGGGGTCACCCCTTCTCCACCCCAACATTTCACCTTCGAACCCCCGGTAGGGCCCAGCGACCCCCCAaagccccgccgccggcaccgccgcgTTCTCTACCCGCCTGCT GTGCGGCGGCCGCCCCCCACAGAGGAGCCGAGTGCGGCGAAGCGGCTCCTGgtgctgcttttggctgtggTGAGTGCCCAGGTGTACAGTGCGCCCGGGGACGTGACGCCCGAGGTGGCTGCGACACCCGTGGTGACACCCGAG ACACCCGTGGTGACACCCGAAACACCCGCAACGCCTGCTGTGACATCCCTGCCTGGGCACGGAGCGCTGCTCAGAACTGCTGTGATACCCGTGGGGACAACGTGGACACCCAATGGGACGCTGGTGGGGAcaccagcagcacccatggggacatccATGGGTGCCTCCTGTCCCCGTCTGCTGCTGTCACCTGCCCTGCGGCCCCACAGCTGCACGGCTGGAGGCACTGCCCGCTGA
- the IER3 gene encoding radiation-inducible immediate-early gene IEX-1 isoform X1 — MTMTMAAAAATTTTCPGRGWGHPQGFPGGVTPSPPQHFTFEPPVGPSDPPKPRRRHRRVLYPPAVRRPPPTEEPSAAKRLLVLLLAVVSAQVYSAPGDVTPEVAATPVVTPEVAATPVVTPETPVVTPETPATPAVTSLPGHGALLRTAVIPVGTTWTPNGTLVGTPAAPMGTSMGASCPRLLLSPALRPHSCTAGGTAR, encoded by the exons ATGACGATgaccatggcggcggcggcggcaacaACGACGACGTGTCCGGGCCGGGGTTGGGGCCACCCTCAGGGGTTCCCCGGTGGGGTCACCCCTTCTCCACCCCAACATTTCACCTTCGAACCCCCGGTAGGGCCCAGCGACCCCCCAaagccccgccgccggcaccgccgcgTTCTCTACCCGCCTGCT GTGCGGCGGCCGCCCCCCACAGAGGAGCCGAGTGCGGCGAAGCGGCTCCTGgtgctgcttttggctgtggTGAGTGCCCAGGTGTACAGTGCGCCCGGGGACGTGACGCCCGAGGTGGCTGCGACACCCGTGGTGACACCCGAGGTGGCTGCGACACCCGTGGTGACACCCGAGACACCCGTGGTGACACCCGAAACACCCGCAACGCCTGCTGTGACATCCCTGCCTGGGCACGGAGCGCTGCTCAGAACTGCTGTGATACCCGTGGGGACAACGTGGACACCCAATGGGACGCTGGTGGGGAcaccagcagcacccatggggacatccATGGGTGCCTCCTGTCCCCGTCTGCTGCTGTCACCTGCCCTGCGGCCCCACAGCTGCACGGCTGGAGGCACTGCCCGCTGA